A stretch of Aureispira sp. CCB-E DNA encodes these proteins:
- a CDS encoding OmpA family protein produces MEKKTLRHKNVWYVVFNLILPIALFGQLKESAEFIPCEDYCEGYQPIIDLDFSFYKERYVEENLLYKITDNWGNGCLPLYGTRNMRSVLHGVAYRGGANNYFHKTDKRKNHNPLPKDGINNLCYEGFSAAVYLYRTNFESVDSIDTCSCVHGANNQMKYYQLDYFDSSHVQKIIELVYESGIDASKGPVYLHCWNGWHASGFIAAVLLKQFCGYTSAEAIRYWDLGTDGANRSSRYQKIRMMIRDFEPNEKYRLLDKEGNYICPEMPQFIDSSKIQVTINHLLIVPESITENSSIPLHNIYFKAGKSTIQNISKNSDIKTLLKALKTHKELVVEIGGYTDDIGNDSVNQVYSEQRARYVYDYLLSQEVDKNRLSYKGYGEQRPLYSNAYEATRVKNRRIEIKILQSVGLKEGD; encoded by the coding sequence ATGGAAAAGAAAACTCTAAGACACAAGAACGTATGGTATGTTGTTTTTAATCTGATTTTACCTATTGCTTTGTTCGGGCAACTGAAAGAGTCGGCTGAATTTATACCTTGCGAAGACTATTGTGAAGGTTATCAACCTATAATTGACTTAGATTTTAGTTTTTATAAGGAGCGTTATGTAGAGGAAAATTTATTGTACAAAATAACAGATAACTGGGGGAATGGTTGTTTGCCTTTATATGGCACTCGCAATATGAGAAGTGTTTTGCATGGAGTAGCTTACCGAGGAGGTGCCAACAACTATTTTCACAAAACTGATAAACGAAAAAATCATAACCCTCTCCCCAAAGATGGTATAAACAATTTGTGTTACGAAGGATTTTCGGCAGCAGTTTATCTTTATCGAACAAATTTTGAATCTGTAGATAGTATCGACACCTGTAGTTGTGTACATGGGGCTAACAATCAAATGAAATACTATCAATTGGATTATTTTGATTCATCACATGTACAAAAAATTATAGAGTTGGTATATGAATCTGGAATTGATGCTTCAAAAGGACCTGTTTATTTGCATTGTTGGAATGGATGGCACGCTTCTGGGTTTATTGCAGCCGTTTTGTTAAAACAATTTTGTGGATATACTAGCGCAGAAGCTATTCGGTACTGGGATTTGGGGACAGATGGTGCTAATCGAAGCAGTCGATACCAAAAAATTCGTATGATGATTCGTGATTTTGAACCTAACGAAAAGTATCGTTTGTTGGATAAAGAAGGAAATTATATATGCCCCGAAATGCCTCAATTTATAGACAGTTCTAAAATTCAAGTTACTATAAATCATTTGCTTATTGTTCCTGAATCAATTACTGAAAATAGTTCTATCCCTTTGCACAATATTTATTTTAAAGCAGGCAAGTCTACGATTCAAAATATAAGTAAAAATTCAGATATTAAAACTTTACTAAAAGCCTTAAAAACACATAAAGAGTTGGTTGTGGAGATTGGAGGTTATACTGATGATATTGGAAACGATTCTGTAAATCAAGTTTACTCTGAGCAGCGAGCTAGGTATGTCTACGATTATTTGTTGTCTCAAGAAGTTGATAAGAATCGCTTATCTTACAAAGGATATGGTGAACAGAGACCATTGTACAGCAATGCATACGAAGCGACAAGGGTGAAGAATAGACGGATAGAAATAAAAATACTCCAAAGTGTGGGTTTAAAAGAAGGCGATTAG
- the ruvA gene encoding Holliday junction branch migration protein RuvA codes for MIAYIKGKLTQKSPTDIIIETANGIGYHVHITLNTYNKIANQNELKILTHFIVKEDSQTLYGFAEEEERQIFGLLISVSGVGPSTARVLLSTLSPGEVRSAIVSENIAVLKSAKGIGPKAAKRIILELKDKVLKEGGAQSAAISQTLTVDNTIREEALSALVALGFNKTLVQKALNRILKTTPHIQDSGELIKQALGQLSS; via the coding sequence ATGATTGCCTACATCAAAGGTAAGTTAACCCAAAAAAGTCCAACAGATATTATTATTGAAACTGCCAATGGCATTGGATATCATGTGCACATTACACTAAATACTTATAATAAAATAGCAAATCAGAATGAATTAAAAATCTTAACTCATTTTATTGTAAAAGAAGACAGTCAAACTTTGTACGGTTTTGCAGAAGAGGAAGAAAGGCAGATTTTTGGATTATTAATCTCTGTTTCGGGGGTAGGTCCTAGCACTGCACGGGTTTTGCTATCGACCTTATCACCAGGAGAAGTAAGATCGGCTATTGTTTCAGAGAATATAGCAGTATTAAAGAGTGCCAAGGGGATTGGTCCCAAAGCAGCTAAGCGTATTATTCTGGAGTTAAAAGATAAGGTTTTGAAAGAAGGAGGGGCACAAAGTGCTGCAATTTCACAAACTTTAACAGTTGATAACACTATTCGAGAAGAAGCATTATCTGCATTGGTTGCGTTAGGTTTTAATAAGACATTAGTCCAAAAAGCGCTGAATCGAATATTGAAAACGACCCCTCATATTCAGGATTCAGGGGAGTTAATTAAACAAGCTTTAGGACAACTTTCTTCCTAG
- a CDS encoding Ig-like domain-containing protein, with amino-acid sequence MKTYISFLLFTLTLLFLNSCKPDDVSTDSSQLLVIENGAMSAEPGQNITYSAALIDASGNKTTATNVTWSSGNSSVASIGSNGQVTISEVGVTTIKASVNVGGVTLTAEAPLNIQVPGLFAVAPSAILVDTDFPDIQLEAVYLGTGSTTYSYQSSDANVATVSNTGMVNFVGVGSCQITVTANGLTGTPVVTVPVVVLGPISVPLPVSRIVLSPNSNTILKTETTQYSAKAYNIDNQEVSTNFSWSVVDPNIASVDASGNITPLKVGTTTIRATAEGITGSAELVVAPNKVIIVDPYYATVPAGQTKQFTAKQYDVVRNSNGELALGAMTTPSNLTWEIPTYGFSIFDIATIDNNGLATVKSNATLGLITYVIASHPSDPDIEPGVGVLSVAVSSGNCNCGAQDIAAASLNLTSPNNVTLSIGQTAQIQAEVLDNSGNPISNAALVYCSDNVQVADVDFNGEISATSFNAGTATITVCHGNLSETITVNVQ; translated from the coding sequence ATGAAAACATACATTTCATTCTTATTATTTACCTTAACCCTACTTTTTCTGAATAGTTGTAAACCAGATGATGTATCAACAGATAGCAGCCAACTGCTAGTTATAGAAAACGGAGCCATGTCTGCTGAGCCAGGGCAAAATATTACATATAGTGCTGCATTAATTGACGCTTCAGGCAACAAAACTACGGCTACCAATGTGACTTGGTCTAGTGGCAACTCTTCTGTTGCAAGTATTGGAAGCAACGGGCAAGTTACCATTAGCGAAGTTGGCGTTACAACAATCAAAGCTTCCGTTAATGTAGGGGGAGTAACCCTAACAGCCGAGGCACCGCTAAACATTCAAGTTCCTGGTCTATTTGCTGTCGCACCTTCTGCTATTTTAGTAGACACCGATTTCCCAGATATTCAATTAGAAGCGGTTTATCTTGGAACAGGTTCTACTACGTATAGTTATCAATCTAGTGATGCCAATGTTGCCACAGTATCTAATACTGGAATGGTTAATTTTGTAGGAGTTGGTAGCTGTCAAATTACAGTAACAGCCAATGGTTTGACAGGAACACCTGTTGTTACTGTTCCTGTTGTTGTCTTAGGACCAATTAGTGTTCCTCTACCAGTTTCTCGTATTGTACTTAGCCCCAATTCTAATACTATTTTAAAAACAGAAACAACACAATACAGCGCAAAAGCATACAATATCGACAATCAAGAAGTTAGTACTAATTTCAGTTGGTCTGTTGTAGATCCTAATATCGCTAGTGTTGACGCTTCTGGAAATATTACGCCATTAAAAGTTGGTACGACAACTATTCGTGCGACTGCCGAAGGAATTACTGGTAGCGCCGAGTTGGTGGTTGCTCCTAACAAAGTAATTATTGTTGATCCATACTACGCTACTGTTCCTGCTGGTCAAACCAAACAATTTACAGCCAAACAATACGATGTTGTTCGAAATAGTAACGGAGAATTAGCTTTAGGCGCAATGACAACTCCTTCTAACTTAACATGGGAAATCCCAACTTATGGGTTCTCTATTTTTGATATCGCTACCATCGATAATAATGGTTTGGCGACCGTAAAAAGCAATGCTACTCTTGGCTTAATTACTTATGTGATTGCTTCTCACCCTTCTGATCCAGATATAGAGCCAGGTGTTGGGGTTCTTTCGGTTGCTGTCAGTTCTGGAAATTGCAACTGTGGTGCCCAAGATATAGCTGCTGCAAGTTTGAACTTGACTAGTCCTAACAATGTAACTCTAAGTATCGGGCAAACAGCTCAAATTCAAGCAGAGGTCTTAGATAACTCAGGTAACCCTATTAGTAATGCTGCATTAGTTTATTGTAGTGATAACGTACAAGTTGCCGATGTAGATTTTAATGGCGAAATTTCTGCTACTAGCTTTAACGCTGGTACAGCAACCATTACGGTTTGTCATGGTAACCTAAGTGAAACAATTACGGTTAATGTTCAATAA
- a CDS encoding von Willebrand factor type A domain-containing protein, whose protein sequence is MKKIFQLLALGFSATFIFSCQNATVDKALYLEEVPNARAMDQKALSKVETVTEGANYTYQVSPEPIQNEKLNTEEYDKINENTFKGVAQTPVSTFSIDVDNASYSNIRRYLEMDQMPLADAVRIEEMINYFDYDYPQPQGQDPFSINTEISTTPWNSEHHLIHIGLQGKDLDYTDLKSSNLVFLIDASGSMSAENKLPLLKKSLKLLLSELDDKDKVAIVAYAGAAGLVLPSTPASEHEKILNALDGINSGGSTAGGQGIELAYNIAKENLIADGNNRVILATDGDFNVGVSSSSELVSLIEEKRKDNIYLTICGFGMGNYKDGRMEQISNAGNGNYFYIDNIREAKKVFVTQMRANMFTIAKDVKIQIEFNPKMVKAYRLIGYENRLLANEDFDDDTKDAGELGAGHTVTAIYEVILANSKSTQIIHQAADLKYQTTKVSGNETDLMTVKFRYKPIQSDQSILLEQVLKNTAITNLDNSSDNYRFSAAVAGFGMLLRNSKFKGSATYDSVLELAKGALGNDKEGYRTEFLQMVQSANTLETLEANSEN, encoded by the coding sequence ATGAAAAAAATATTTCAGTTATTAGCACTTGGTTTTAGTGCTACGTTTATTTTCTCCTGTCAAAATGCTACTGTAGATAAGGCATTATACCTTGAAGAAGTACCGAATGCTCGTGCCATGGATCAAAAAGCTCTATCTAAAGTTGAGACTGTAACGGAAGGGGCTAACTATACTTATCAAGTGAGTCCTGAACCGATACAAAATGAAAAACTTAATACCGAAGAATACGATAAAATCAATGAAAATACCTTTAAAGGTGTTGCTCAAACACCTGTTTCTACCTTTTCTATAGATGTTGATAATGCTTCTTATAGCAATATTCGTCGTTATCTAGAAATGGATCAAATGCCTTTAGCCGACGCTGTTCGCATTGAAGAAATGATCAACTATTTTGATTATGACTATCCCCAACCGCAAGGGCAAGATCCTTTTTCGATTAATACAGAAATATCTACCACTCCGTGGAATTCTGAACATCATCTCATTCATATAGGTTTGCAAGGCAAAGACTTGGATTATACCGATTTAAAATCGTCTAATTTGGTTTTTCTTATTGATGCCTCTGGTTCTATGAGTGCTGAAAACAAGCTCCCTTTACTTAAAAAATCCCTAAAACTCTTGTTGTCTGAGTTGGATGACAAGGATAAAGTTGCCATTGTTGCCTATGCAGGGGCAGCAGGTTTGGTTTTGCCTTCCACTCCTGCTTCTGAACATGAAAAGATTTTAAATGCTCTTGATGGGATTAATTCTGGCGGGTCAACTGCTGGAGGTCAAGGTATCGAGTTGGCCTACAACATTGCCAAAGAAAATTTGATTGCTGATGGTAACAACCGAGTTATTTTAGCAACAGACGGCGACTTTAACGTTGGGGTTTCTTCATCTAGTGAGCTTGTTTCGCTTATTGAAGAAAAACGAAAAGACAATATTTACTTGACTATCTGTGGTTTTGGTATGGGCAATTATAAAGATGGTCGCATGGAACAGATTAGTAATGCAGGGAACGGCAATTATTTTTATATTGATAACATTCGTGAAGCCAAAAAGGTATTCGTTACTCAGATGCGTGCCAATATGTTTACAATCGCCAAAGATGTAAAAATTCAAATTGAGTTTAATCCCAAAATGGTTAAAGCTTACCGTTTGATTGGGTACGAAAATAGATTGTTGGCGAACGAGGATTTTGATGACGATACCAAAGATGCAGGAGAACTAGGTGCAGGTCATACAGTAACTGCCATTTACGAAGTGATTCTTGCCAATTCAAAATCTACGCAAATAATTCATCAAGCTGCTGATTTAAAATATCAAACGACTAAGGTTTCAGGAAACGAAACCGACTTAATGACCGTGAAATTTCGCTACAAACCCATTCAATCCGATCAATCTATTTTGTTGGAGCAAGTACTTAAAAATACAGCTATTACCAACTTAGACAACAGTTCTGATAATTATCGCTTTTCGGCAGCCGTTGCTGGTTTTGGGATGTTATTAAGAAATTCTAAGTTCAAAGGTTCGGCTACCTATGATAGTGTTTTAGAACTAGCCAAAGGTGCTTTAGGTAATGATAAAGAGGGATACCGAACAGAATTTTTGCAGATGGTGCAATCAGCCAATACGTTAGAAACACTAGAAGCAAATTCAGAGAACTAA